A genomic segment from Zygotorulaspora mrakii chromosome 1, complete sequence encodes:
- a CDS encoding transaldolase (similar to Saccharomyces cerevisiae YGR043C and TAL1 (YLR354C); ancestral locus Anc_4.188), which produces MSEPAQKKQKLSSLDQLKATGTVVVADTGDFESIAKFQPQDSTTNPSLILAAAKKEGYSKLIDVAVAYGKKTGKTTEQKVENAVDRLLVEFGKEILKIVPGRVSTEVDARLSFDTDATVKKALHIIDLYKSVGVDKERVLIKIASTWEGIKAAEELEKEHGIHVNLTLLFSFPQAVAAAEAGVTLISPFVGRIMDFYKAKTGKTYSGEEDPGVISVTRIFNYYKKYGYKTIVMGASFRNTGEIKSLAGVDFLTISPGLLDELYNSTDAVPKVLDAESAKEEGEDKVSFITDEPTFRYELNDDEMATEKLGDGIRKFSADIVTLFDLIEKKVTA; this is translated from the coding sequence ATGTCTGAGCCAGCacaaaaaaagcaaaaactATCGTCCCTTGACCAATTGAAGGCAACCGGTACGGTTGTTGTGGCAGACACAGGTGATTTTGAATCTATCGCCAAGTTCCAACCACAGGACTCAACCACCAAtccttctttgattttggcCGCTGCTAAGAAAGAAGGCTACTCCAAGTTGATTGACGTTGCAGTCGCTTACGGTAAGAAGACCGGTAAGACTACCGAACAGAAGGTTGAAAATGCAGTTGACAGACTATTGGTGGAGTTCGGTAaagagattttgaagatcgTTCCAGGCAGAGTCTCCACCGAGGTTGATGCCAGACTATCCTTCGACACAGATGCCACCGTCAAGAAAGCTCTCCACATCATAGACCTGTACAAGTCGGTCGGTGTTGACAAGGAAAGAGTGTTGATCAAGATTGCTTCCACTTGGGAGGGTATCAAGGCAGCAGAAGAGTTGGAAAAGGAACACGGCATTCACGTCAACTTGACCTTGCTATTTTCCTTCCCACAAGCTGTTGCGGCTGCAGAAGCAGGTGTCACTTTGATCTCTCCATTTGTCGGCAGAATCATGGACTTCTACAAGGCCAAGACCGGTAAGACTTACTCTGGTGAAGAGGATCCAGGTGTTATCTCTGTTACCAGAATTTTCAACTACTACAAGAAATACGGCTACAAAACTATCGTCATGGGTGCCTCTTTCAGAAACACTGGTGAAATCAAGTCTTTGGCCGGCGTTGACTTTTTGACTATTTCTCCAGGTTTATTGGACGAGTTGTACAACAGTACCGACGCCGTTCCAAAAGTCTTGGATGCTGAATCCGCTAAggaagaaggagaagaCAAAGTATCCTTCATTACAGATGAACCAACTTTCAGATACGAATTAAATGATGACGAAATGGCAACAGAAAAATTAGGTGATGGTATCAGAAAGTTCTCCGCTGATATCGTTACTTTATTCGACTTGATTGAGAAGAAGGTAACTGCTTAA
- the RME1 gene encoding Rme1p (similar to Saccharomyces cerevisiae RME1 (YGR044C); ancestral locus Anc_4.189) produces MKTAFENRHAYWKNKSSKQHASLEDVLKYQDATVALKQLQEILGESRETLDQDAEKQFGSESLISSSLKLSPSIDASSSVCDLDFLDETATCASAPSCPCSHQHQHRHSHRCHDEQVFRQPWFMEVSNSYRTHSSMDLGSGELDYSVNNRPAISRALSFQEEVSVLRNHPPAHTHHCHTQNTLQAHWPEWQEPHTDFSKQQINIPDDSVSESFKCFEFVYFDDETGGEPVHASFAPSPPVQPMKIDSPKNESPKTESPKTENVTTPHSNCSGSGNQDNLKDRCGIDRRSSFPISKMDRRPPTPGLTLVEQLKMDGALMESIAKKHKRGYYKCTHCPNTFSNIFEYAAHMDEYEIKRAYKCPFPLCPWKILGLPRRADLRRHCAIQHKNELPQELKDQLNLNDEAYPALKCPHQYCEKVFHRRDAFNRHIAIVHEKLNSRFNRRLFQTLADCPYDKENDRLKYVRLKMKGKKQQALLQHPQHPQRQLGNPHE; encoded by the coding sequence ATGAAAACCGCATTCGAGAACAGGCACGCGTACTGGAAAAACAAGAGCAGCAAGCAGCATGCGTCACTGGAGGACGTGCTGAAGTATCAAGATGCCACGGTGGCGCTGAAGCAGCTGCAGGAGATTCTGGGCGAGTCGAGAGAGACGCTGGACCAGGATGCGGAGAAGCAGTTCGGCAGTGAGTCGCTCATATCGAGTTCCCTCAAGCTTTCTCCGTCAATCGACGCCTCCAGCAGCGTGTGCGACCTGGATTTCCTGGATGAGACTGCGACTTGTGCGTCGGCGCCGTCGTGTCCCTGCAGCCACCAGCACCAGCACAGACATTCACACAGGTGCCATGATGAGCAGGTTTTCCGGCAGCCGTGGTTCATGGAGGTGTCCAATAGCTATCGCACGCATTCCAGCATGGACCTGGGCAGTGGTGAGCTGGACTACTCAGTGAATAATCGGCCGGCTATCAGTAGGGCGCTGAGCTTCCAAGAAGAAGTCAGCGTGCTGCGTAACCATCCGCCTGCTCACACCCACCACTGCCACACCCAAAACACATTGCAAGCACACTGGCCAGAGTGGCAGGAACCACACACCGACTTTAGCAAACAGCAAATCAATATACCGGACGACTCAGTTTCCGAGAGCTTCAAATGCTTCGAATTCGTATACTTTGATGACGAGACGGGCGGCGAACCTGTGCACGCTTCATTTGCGCCGTCACCGCCTGTGCAACCAATGAAAATTGACTCACCCAAAAATGAGTCACCCAAAACGGAGTCACCCAAAACGGAAAACGTTACGACCCCACACTCGAATTGCAGCGGCAGTGGTAACCAAgacaatttgaaagatagATGCGGTATCGATAGAAGAAGCTCATTTCCAATTTCCAAGATGGACCGAAGACCCCCCACGCCTGGCCTGACACTTGTtgaacaattgaaaatggacGGCGCCCTCATGGAGTCTATCGCAAAGAAACACAAGAGGGGCTATTACAAATGCACACATTGCCCCAACACGTTTTCTAACATATTCGAGTACGCAGCTCACATGGATGAGTATGAAATAAAAAGGGCATACAAGTGTCCGTTCCCGTTGTGTCCATGGAAGATCTTGGGACTGCCTAGACGGGCAGATTTAAGAAGGCATTGCGCCATCCAGCATAAAAACGAGTTACCTCAAGAACTGAAGGATCAGCTAAACCTAAATGACGAAGCGTACCCTGCTTTGAAGTGCCCCCATCAGTATTGCGAGAAAGTGTTCCATCGAAGAGACGCGTTCAACCGGCATATCGCCATCGTGCACGAGAAACTCAATTCGAGATTCAACAGAAGGCTCTTTCAGACATTAGCTGATTGCCCCTACGACAAGGAAAACGACCGACTCAAATATGTCAGACTCAAAATGAAAGGCAAGAAGCAGCAGGCATTGCTGCAGCATCCCCAGCACCCACAGCGGCAGCTCGGGAATCCGCATGAATAA
- the MTE1 gene encoding Mte1p (similar to Saccharomyces cerevisiae YGR042W; ancestral locus Anc_4.187) codes for MMKEYYCQYTEQVRKKRKAWHDGKLKYSTLNNRFTLYSLEDGQKAVSSACVTSSKYVERFLSPSGFNADEHRIFNKFIVIITEMIGGKQEDAFQNEKDTLTEHTSHKALVPIGKNRETKTHFDSGKSLLSLKINKPFKPPTKLLSETQAVNRPSIRGQPKQMKEVEKRGKIRKITHHPIHL; via the coding sequence ATGATGAAAGAATACTATTGTCAGTACACTGAGCAAGTACGAAAGAAACGCAAAGCGTGGCATGACGGGAAACTCAAATACTCAACTTTGAATAATCGGTTTACCTTATATTCATTGGAAGACGGTCAAAAAGCAGTAAGCAGTGCTTGTGTTACTAGTAGTAAATATGTTGAGAGATTCCTCTCACCCAGTGGGTTTAACGCTGATGAACACAGGATCTTTAATAAATTCATAGTCATAATAACTGAAATGATTGGTGGTAAACAGGAAGATGCGTTCCAGAACGAAAAGGATACACTGACAGAACATACGAGCCATAAGGCTCTGGTTCCTATTGGTAAAAATAGGGAAACAAAGACCCACTTCGATTCAGGCAAGAGTTTGCTATCCTTGAAGATAAACAAGCCATTTAAGCCGCCCACAAAACTTCTATCAGAAACTCAAGCGGTAAATAGACCAAGCATTCGAGGTCAGCCCAAGCAAATGAAGGAGGTAGAGAAAAGGGGAAAGATACGAAAAATTACTCATCACCCCATTCATTTATAA
- a CDS encoding uncharacterized protein (similar to Saccharomyces cerevisiae BUD9 (YGR041W) and BUD8 (YLR353W); ancestral locus Anc_4.186), translated as MSQNSDGDDEASYSVSSDNTGENLLIRKKVPASQSYFVEHFSPNDEGPRSNAMGSNTVNTCAETSPKRITESISVRNSLLEERKITPRASQTNSQIRLSQLSKGTVTSNESNQQDPSSPNSSRTVSTSVLLNGGEEDNSYSNDKAKLETTDERRISTFMPPLILKEVSSTVMQKKDSMTSTKTKNYKFEEAVQLLEKEAKYHDIQTSFTNPVLQEDDFQPQQYNIIKKASNASLRIDTDIGQSTPPPKRRENATHSPSLLNKILVPSSNYDAKIEIPALRSVSGSAHASPNVATLEGFKPVSPVMPERARLAKITRVTDSQIDVAVDLLQVYKNDMNAHSYKVDLEANTGSLSSTGHSRKISSAHPSIRPVPIQHISTASIHSFDSQKLQFYEIYSIPRIIGILICCFIVPTLFFMISVGKKGGISDYRLMRMIINRKHRVGKLKGFEWNIDIDWFRNMCLVLGAVEVLGILASIGSGIGVAIKRQSSG; from the coding sequence ATGTCACAAAACTCTGATGGAGACGATGAGGCAAGTTATTCAGTGTCATCGGACAATACAGGTGAAAATTTACTGATACGTAAAAAAGTTCCAGCTTCTCAGTCTTATTTTGTGGAGCACTTCAGCCCTAACGATGAGGGACCCCGATCAAACGCCATGGGATCAAATACAGTCAATACATGTGCAGAAACAAGCCCGAAGCGTATTACAGAAAGCATTTCAGTACGAAATTCCTTACTCGAGGAAAGAAAGATTACCCCGAGGGCTTCACAAACCAACAGTCAGATAAGACTTTCGCAATTGTCCAAAGGAACAGTTACATCGAACGAAAGCAACCAACAAGATCCAAGCTCACCAAACAGTTCGAGGACTGTTTCAACATCTGTACTTCTGAATGGAGGTGAAGAAGATAACAGTTATAGCAATGATAAAGCTAAATTAGAGACTACagatgaaagaagaatttccACGTTCATGCCACCCTTAATATTAAAGGAAGTCTCAAGTACAGTCatgcaaaagaaagattcgATGACATCGacgaaaacaaaaaactaCAAATTCGAAGAAGCTGTGCAACTGCTGGAGAAAGAAGCCAAATATCACGATATTCAAACGTCATTTACAAATCCAGTTCTGCAAGAGGACGATTTCCAACCACAGCAATATAACATAATTAAAAAGGCATCAAACGCTTCGTTGAGGATTGATACTGATATAGGTCAAAGTACACCGCCACCGAAAAGGCGAGAAAACGCAACCCACAGTCCATCACTCCTGAATAAAATTCTAGTACCGTCTTCAAACTATGATGCTAAGATTGAAATACCTGCATTAAGATCTGTTTCTGGAAGTGCACACGCCAGTCCAAACGTTGCCACATTGGAAGGATTCAAGCCAGTGTCACCGGTCATGCCCGAGAGAGCAAGATTAGCTAAAATAACTAGAGTTACAGATTCTCAGATTGACGTGGCTGTGGATTTGTTGCAAGTCTACAAGAACGATATGAATGCACATTCATACAAAGTTGATCTAGAGGCGAATACCGGATCATTGTCAAGCACTGGTCACAGCAGAAAAATAAGCTCGGCGCATCCTTCCATAAGGCCAGTACCAATACAGCACATTAGCACAGCATCAATTCATTCGTTTGATTCTCAAAAGTTGCAATTTTATGAGATATATAGCATACCCAGGATAATTGGCATTCTGATATGCTGCTTCATTGTTCCAACACTGTTTTTCATGATTTCAGTGGGCAAAAAGGGAGGAATTTCGGATTATAGATTAATGAGAATGATTATCAATAGAAAGCATCGGGTTGGGAAACTAAAGGGGTTTGAATGGAATATAGATATAGATTGGTTCAGGAATATGTGCTTGGTACTAGGGGCAGTTGAAGTACTTGGTATACTTGCGTCCATTGGTTCGGGGATTGGAGTTGCTATCAAACGACAGTCGTCcggttga